The following coding sequences lie in one Sorghum bicolor cultivar BTx623 chromosome 6, Sorghum_bicolor_NCBIv3, whole genome shotgun sequence genomic window:
- the LOC110436115 gene encoding uncharacterized protein LOC110436115, whose protein sequence is MEPLDSVEADLDSVLEVPDSVALDSMQPPDSVEVVPDSVEEAPDSVEELLDSVESVDDVVTESVEDVVSTSVDVVPDSVEDAPDDDVVVHCPRCGTFHAGGVFGEACFQARRNARRCARCGLLHEDYDLPVRFFHLMDKFDCEFYIPDVDKLVMDGDRIYVTDEVRKKLEEHIKKQQAKTSKEE, encoded by the exons ATGGAGCCGCTGGACTCCGTCGAGGCTGATCTGGACTCCGTCCTTGAGGTGCCGGACTCCGTCGCGCTGGACAGCATGCAGCCGCCGGACTCCGTCGAGGTGGTGCCGGACTCCGTCGAGGAGGCGCCGGACTCTGTCGAGGAGTTGCTGGACTCCGTCGAGTCCGTTGACGACGTGGTGACCGAGTCCGTCGAAGACGTGGTGTCCACGTCCGTCGACGTTGTGCCGGATTCCGTTGAGGACGCGCCAGACGACGACGTCGTGGTCCACTGCCCTCGCTGCGGCACGTTCCATGCCGGCGGCGTTTTCGGCGAAGCATGCTTCCAAGCACGGCGGAATGCTCGCAGATGTGCTCGTTGTGGACTTCTTCATGAAGACTATGATCTGCCGGTGAGGTTTTTCCATCTAATGGACAAATTTGATTGTGAGTTCTACATCCCTGATGTGGATAAACTAGTGATGGATGGTGATAGAATCTATGTGACTGATGAAGTTAGGAAGAAGTTGGAAGAACACATCAAAAAACAGCAAGCTAAAACCAGTAAG GAAGAGTAG